ACAATGTCaataaagaagcattacatttgactaatCTGAATGTCCAAAGGGTTAATGCTGCCAAAGACAGAAAGATGATGCCTTGGGTCATGGTTGAAGTCATTGTCTTCTTCATTGATCAAAGGATGAACACCTTTCACTTCAACAGAGGATGCATCTATGAAGGGGACAAGAGGATCACAACTGCCCCCACTTGTATGCTTACGTCTTCCTCCATCTAACTGAAGTGGTACTTATCTATTGTTGTAGTTGTGTGATTTCCTCACTGCTGCATGTAGTGTCAATGAGCTTCAGCCATGTGCTAACAAACTGCACATCAGATCCATTCCCATACATTAATATCCTCAATTGCAAGAACAAAACCAGGACAACTGAGAATGCAAAGTGGTTGAAACAGTTTCCAAATTTTGCATTCCGTGCTATAAAACTTAGTTCCAGATGATATCTACCCTGCATCATTGCTTCCCCTACTAGCATGACTGTGTCACCATCTGCACTAGTTACCTCTCTTGGTCTACTGCTGTTAACTTTAGAGTTGTTCAGGTGAAGCTTACTTATTTTCTCCATGCCTCATTTCAACAAAATGTGAACAtgccactaaacacacacacacacacatttaatgtaAATGTGTACATGTTGGATGACCACCGACTTCCTGGAGTTCATCTGCTTTTTGGACAggtcttgtttttcatcctgTAGGGTGGCTAAAATCACTCTTTTCGCCCAGCAAGTTTGATGAGGTTGCCAGTTTGGTTGCTGGCCATGCAAAAGTTATGTTAACAATAACCCTCCTCTCAAACAACCTGACTTTATACATGTGGATGGATTGTAGCTATAATTTAAAGGGTTCTGCCTTACCACACACTGTCCTGTTTATTCTGCCTCAGAATCATGTTAGGGGTACCCGTGTATGGAATGCTCAGTCATTTGCAtattaattcaggggcaggtaattcatttGATCATTAAACAACAATTCTCATCAGCAAATGTTGGAGATTCATGAAAAATTTCAATTACAAGAGACCTAAAAACCACATTACATGCTGTCAGTACCCTAAATGTGTCTGTGAAGCAAAATACCATTACAAGCCTCTGTTTACTGTTGGGCTAACTTAATTTTTCCACTGAACAAATTTCTGTCCACCAAACCAAGTGAGAGAACCCTAAATCAGATGGTTGTGACTAAGGGCTTAGTGCAGCCCGAATGAAGTACGTTGCTGATTTcatcttttaaaaactttttgatATCAAATCGCCTGGGACTGCCCCTTTGTGGTTCTATAATACAAGCTACTTGTTTTAAAGGGATCTAAATTGAATCTTcccattaaaatttaatattagtgTTCCAGACATCAGCTTAACGATGACAGTAATTTTACTATAGTCTTCACCATTTACATAATTAATTTGGAAGTGGGGACCGTTTCAATAGAAATCTGGTTTCAAAaggtaaccctttagcattcagattattctgtcaaaagcaatgcttatttattcacatggtttCACATTAATCATGCAATATTGCAAAGCTACAAGATTTTCattatgtggttgtttattttaagaCGACATTGTAAGAACCCAAAtccagccagtttgaacataaaaccaaatattttagccagatttggctggtttaaatgctaaggagctaaagcattttttttttccccccaactATTTGTGAATTTTAGAAACATTTAGATTTTCTTATTTACGCTTGTAATTACTTGTTTAATTATGATTTGTAGTCTAAACCTGAAAACAATGTCTACTGTTGGTGGGGGGTTTCTTGATAAGTAATAATTCCAAATGGTGTACCTTGTGTGCACTTGCACAATTGTCAACAGCAAGAACTCCCATGAAAGGGATTCCTTCAAATACTCTGAAGATTCCGTAAAGGAAATTGATAGCTtctgcaattttgggggattaattAGCAGTGAAGGTAAGTGCTCCTGGAAGCATAATAATCTGTCAGAATAGTAAGAAAATGTGGACATTGGATGCAGAAGATGtgcaaaagcttgaaagaaaAGAGACCAGCATCTTGTAATGGATGTGTTAGTGTCAGTGGGCAAAAATGACAGAGGGAAAATACTGGGTATATGTCAAGTTGAATATAtagtggaagagagagaagggtgtgttatggacatgtgatgcatttgGTTAATagctgggtaaaaaaaaaaaaaaggaccaagTGGAAAGAACGTGTTGGAAGAAGACAGCGAGTAGTAAGTCTGAGAACTGATCTTGAGATGCTCGATCTTGCAAAAGTTACATGTTTTGTGACCTGGTGAGATGCTGAGCAGGAAGATACCTGTCCGACCCATGCAACCTTGGAAAAGTAGATGTAAAGCTAATGTACAACCTTCAGTTGTACATTATGTAAAGTGTTGGTAAGAAATCTGATGTCTAAAGTTTCTGTTTTAACAAGCGGATCTGAATTGTTTGTGTGTTGCTCATGttgtaatttcttttctctttttctttttaagataaaTTTTACAACGAGAATATATCATCCAAATATCAATAGTAATGGCAGTATCTGTTTGGATATACTACGTTCACAGTGGTCACCAGCATTGACTATCTCAAAAGGTGaagttttacatttatttatctcCAAGTCCTCATGTGTAAAGTAACTTGCAATTTAATTCCCCCACCATGATTTTAATTGAAGTATAAAAGGTAGTGTTAATGTATGGCAGGTCTGGAGCTAATCCGTGTTCAACCTCAATCCAAAGGCCTGGTCTATGTCGTAGCAGCAGAGAGAATTCCACTTGAACTACTGAAGTATCAGGTGGTTGTGTGGAACTGGTCAGACAGTAGAAACCACTAAGAATTAAAAGTTGGTGACTATTAGACTGGCATGGCACAGTTCAGTAACCGAAACTAGTAAAAGCAGGAGAGTGATTAAGTCTCTCTCGACAAGTTTATGGTCTTTAGACACATTAGTCTTCAGTTGAATTCCAATACACCAGTGGGTTTACGACCCCTTCCTCCCCCTATAAATTTGAGGCCTTGAGTTCACTATCTTACTTTTCTTAGTAAAATATTAGCCATCAGAAGTTCATCTCTCTCCACAGATCTAGCAGTAGCATGGGGCCCATTATTTcatttacaagttttttttttttttaatgcagtttcAGATTCACTGCCACCAAGTTGGGAAGCAGATTACATGTCTGGTTGATTAGTTTTGACTGTTAGGGGGGCAAAATCCTTTGTTCGTGTCTGTTGTTCCTGTCTATTGATGGGACGGGGACAATAGCATATTTAATGTGTTGTAAATCAGTGGTGAGAGCTGAGCTGAGGCAGGTAGGGTTCTGTGGGTGCAAGATTTTCATGCCCATTGTTGGTGAGCTCCAGATCAGCATCAACTGTGATCCTCTTGTCCAATCTTAAGATGAAGATAAACATTTAGGGTAACATTATCCAGCATTCCCCCTCCCTAAAAGATTGTCTgggatttgagggtgatttggctgccGCACCGAGCAGATTGAGCAAACCTGTCGGGGAAAGATATTCTGCCATACTAAGAAAGTATCGtgtgatttggctattatttttagcaaatcTAGTGACCATATAAAAGTTCCCTTAATTTGTATCTATTGTAGTTTCAGAACGATTGTTTTATAAaattgcatctctctctccctcccctttttTTCTCATCGTCCCCTGGCCCTGCTCTTTTTGTTCTGTTATTCTCCCCTCTGTACTGTTTCCTAAAggttttcttcctcttctcttgcAGTACTGTTGTCAATCTGTTCTCTGTTGTGTGACCCAAATCCAGATGATCCTCTAGTACCAGAAATAGCCAGAATTTATAAGACAGACAaggaaaaatatgaaaggctTGCAAAAGAGTGGACAGCCAAGTATGCGATGTGACATTTATAAACTTCGCTTTTTAGGgatctaaaacaaaacaaaatacaaaaaaaaaaaatttaatgaaaaaaaaaaaatatttggaaaatcgTGCAACATTGATAATGAGCCAAAGGAGGCATGACTGCTTTCAGAACTAGCTTGTTTGACAGCGGAGATACGCGCAGGGTTGGGCTGGGTGGCATTTCAACACAAATCTATATTTCTCAAACATGCCTCACTCGAGTAAAACTATCCAATTTTTGTAAAGTAGAATGAATAGCCATGTCTAAAGtttcttgaaataataaaaagaaaaactgcgTAGCGTCTTGGTGTCTTTGGCCGTGGTTTCTTGAGATATCGTGTAATTTGGTTGGCCATTTTCACCCCCCTTAGTTCTGGCATTGATTCCACTGATGTCTCATGCAACCACGGTTACTTCTGTTAAGAATGTAGTGCACTGTTGATGGCTCTCTTTGACTTTCAATTCTCATCTTggtaaggaaaaacaaaaaaatgtgcaTGGTTACAAAAGCCATCTTTTGTCAGTAAAACCTGTTTACCCAACAGTTGTATTGCTGCAATAAACACTTAATTCTGTCTTTTGTTGACCTTTATTTGCTTTCATTACATGTCCAGCTGTTGTATTtctgaaggataaaaaaaaaaaaaaacaaaaacaaaaaaggattGGAGGGGtgaactaacaaaaaaaaaaaagaaacaaaaccaacaaGTGTTTCAAAGTATCAGGGGGTtaatctaaaaaaagaaaaaagaaaaacaaccaaagaattctttctttccttaatgTAATTGGCACACCAAACTGGATagaccttctttctctctctctctctccttctctctgtcattctctttttctttctttctcttgcttcctTCCTTTCTAAATTGCCTAGTTCTTCTTCTTCACGTTTTCTTCATCCCACCAGATGCTGTTAAAAGTCCCAGGAATATTCCTGAAAAATTGTAAACttcagtttgaaaaaaaaaaatggcaaaaaaaaaaaaaatttcaaaaaaatatcagaTTCAGTAAGAAAGGCTGTATTGTGAAATAAATGACTTCCTCACATTTAATTAggttatttttaattattgaggctttttttttttcattttatttcatttgatttataATGTTTGCATCCAGCAGAAAATGGGTGACCtcttggaatatatatttatttattcatcacacacacacacacacacacacacatgcactcactacacactctgtctctctttcactcctatATCTTTACAAATTGCTTTGTGGAGGGTTCACAACTTTCAGAAAGAAATTAAGAGTTAAACAGTGGAGGTGAGCAAATGACATGGGTGAGATGTTAAcatgttcagtgtgtgtgtgtgttaatggatGTGAATCctgtatttacaatttttttttttttttttagcaaaatcTCAGGTCTGCCGTTGTGCACTTGGCATTAGGCTTGGTGCTACCCCTTCTAGAATTTGTCTGAAACATGTTGAGGCCTTCAACAATTTCCACGGGCTGGGTTGGATTTCAGTCGAAGATTTTAAGTTCTACCTCtgacattaataatattattttcttcatacTTCTTTATTCTGTGGTtttgaattatatacattaaaaaaattttttcattattttaatgggCAGGGGGCTTCACTCTGAATAAAATTTAACTGTAGTGGTATTATAaagtcgtccgtctttactttctgagttcaaattctgctgaggtcaactttacctttcatcctttcaggatcaataaaataaagtaccagttgaacactggggtcgatgtaatcaactagactcCTCTtcctaaattgctggctttgtgccaaaatttcaaaccaccaccaccattattattattattaaggcgacaagctgacagaatcattagcacgctgggcgaaatgcttattggtatttcgtctgtccttatgttctgagttcaaattctgctgaggttgactttgcctttcatccttttggggttgatcaaataagtaccagttacacactggggtcggtgtaatcgacttaatcccttcccccaaatttgaggccttgtgcttccagtagaaagggttattattattaagatagctAGCAGAGTTGTTTAtgcgtcagacaaaatgtttagtattttgtctcctttatgttctgagttcagatgctgACATAGTTGGCTCTGACTTTTTATtcctttgggggtcaataaataagtaccgtTTAAGCAtggagatcaatgtaatcaacttacctcctccccctAAAATGGCTAGCCCTAACcccaaaattgaaaccattattattgaggtggtaagctggcagaattatttactgaactggacaaaatgctttgtggcatttcttccagaagtggatgttctgaattcaaattttgctgaggctaactcaagcctttcatcctttcagggtaaatAAAATGAAGCCCCAGTCaaacactggtgttggtgtaatCAACTCGCCTGCTCCTCCacataaattgctggccttgtgccaaacatttaaaaccattattattatgatgatggggAATTGTTGGAGCATTTggacaaatgccttgtggtaaTTCTTGTAATTCTTTGTGCTTTAAGTTCAATCCCCATCAAGTCCACTTTTGCTGTTCATCTCTTCgggatcagtaaaataaagtactgggagTCAATTTCCCATTTTCCCAAATTTCTGGTCTTTATTTGCTTTTGTTAGAAACAATTCTGCCGAGATTGGTGatttttgccttcatccttttggagtggTCTTTGAAATGGGTATCAGTTTAGCAATGGGATTGTTGTGATCGGTCAATCCCCCACCCCcagggccttgtgcttataatagggTTATTattaattccaccaaggtcaactttgtccaaGTTCGAATTCTCCTAAcgttgactttacttttcttcctttcggggttgataaaataagtaccagttgaatactggggttgatgtaattgacttatcccccttccttgaaattgctggccttgtgcctaaatttgaaatcattattattattgcttgttactgtatttagaatttcattaataaatttcTCATCTTCCTAATTATCAAGAGGAGCATTGTGTACGTGATGgtcttttcttct
Above is a window of Octopus sinensis linkage group LG25, ASM634580v1, whole genome shotgun sequence DNA encoding:
- the LOC115224213 gene encoding ubiquitin-conjugating enzyme E2-17 kDa, translating into MALKRIQKELQDLGRDPPAQCSAGPVGDDLFHWQATIMGPPDSPYQGGVFFLTIHFPSDYPFKPPKINFTTRIYHPNINSNGSICLDILRSQWSPALTISKVLLSICSLLCDPNPDDPLVPEIARIYKTDKEKYERLAKEWTAKYAM